The nucleotide window CCTTTTTACGACAGTTCAAGATGTGGGACGGTACGGTTTTCAAAAGTATGGTGTGCCGGTTTCTGGAGCGATGGATAACTATGCTTTTGTTGCAGCGAATCTTCTGGTAGACAACAAGCCCGATGATGCATGTGTAGAAATAACTTTGCAGGGTCCAGCGTTTGAATTTCTCAATGCTGCTCAAATTGCAATATCAGGTGCAGCTCTTTCGCCCACTGTAAACGGGGAAAAAGTTGTTTGTTGGCAAACGTTGCAGGTTTGCAAGGGTGACGTGCTTTCTTTTGGGCGTCCGCGAAGCGGGTGTAGAGCATATCTAGCTGCGAAGGGGGGAATTGATGTGCCCTTAGTATTGGATAGTAGGTCAACCTATGTTCGTGGTGGATTTGGCGGTTTTCAAGGAAGGCGGCTTAAAGCGGGAGATGTTATTGAAGCATATGAGCCTAGTATATTACTTAAGTTTGGCTTCTCAATGCCTCAAGAGCTTGTTCCATGCTATAGCAACAAGTTAACGATTGAAGTTGTGCTTGGACCACAATCTGACTACTTCACAGACATGGGTATAGAGACCTTTCTGTCAAGCATCTACACTGTAACCACAGAGTCGGATAGGATGGGTTATAGGCTTGATGGCTTAAGGGTGGAACAGAAAGACTCACTGGATATGGTTTCAGA belongs to Candidatus Bathyarchaeota archaeon and includes:
- a CDS encoding biotin-dependent carboxyltransferase family protein — encoded protein: LFTTVQDVGRYGFQKYGVPVSGAMDNYAFVAANLLVDNKPDDACVEITLQGPAFEFLNAAQIAISGAALSPTVNGEKVVCWQTLQVCKGDVLSFGRPRSGCRAYLAAKGGIDVPLVLDSRSTYVRGGFGGFQGRRLKAGDVIEAYEPSILLKFGFSMPQELVPCYSNKLTIEVVLGPQSDYFTDMGIETFLSSIYTVTTESDRMGYRLDGLRVEQKDSLDMVSDAIPVGAVQVPKSGKPIIMMRDAQTTGGYPKIAVVSTPDVSRLGQVKPNDKIRFSKISPSRARAKLLEYMRTLSQMKSELVESKL